A stretch of the Aspergillus puulaauensis MK2 DNA, chromosome 6, nearly complete sequence genome encodes the following:
- a CDS encoding putative MFS transporter (COG:G;~EggNog:ENOG410QDWX;~InterPro:IPR020846,IPR011701,IPR036259;~PFAM:PF07690;~TransMembrane:12 (i60-82o102-124i136-154o166-188i195-218o224-244i312-339o351-376i397-418o424-450i462-483o489-512i);~go_function: GO:0022857 - transmembrane transporter activity [Evidence IEA];~go_process: GO:0055085 - transmembrane transport [Evidence IEA]) has translation MADADHKTAHADGATEHRGLNKHSLGHVRLRNEHTNEIILRPAPSLDPNDPLRWSTGYKIYIAVLVSLAMIMCNFMAAGPTVVMVEVATDFKQGGDTNLDNWISRAAYFFNNSALLQGVSTLFWVPLLNKYGRRPIYISAYILYFFMILGAGLARTYAGELTTRTILGIGAGAGECLAPVTIADVFYLHQRGYGMAIYNAALSAGVAFGIIIAGLVSIKNDWRTVYWVGCGLVGALIIVVIFLFPETAYNRAGNPLAERADEVQKPDDATFEEASLPPIPPKRSYVQDLRFWSGRTYTDESFWRMFIRPFGLILMPAVFWATIVMSVTIGFLVAVASNFASAFSTTYGFEAWRSGLCFIAGMVGCVFGTFAGGPFSDWVADYFTKRNGGIREPEMRLPAIIPSVIAAPLSLLLYGFGIANQWHWIVPTIGLGLLSFAIAQGTNVSFVYCVDSFRPVAGEVTVTQLAFKSCFGFLLSFYTNPWIQKSGYAAAFGAMAGISGGCLLFFIPLFFWGKSIRHAAMKWPFVQFVFWKDDREVGE, from the exons ATGGCTGACGCAGACCATAAGACCGCGCACGCAGACGGAGCAACTGAGCACCGTGGCCTCAACAAGCACAGTCTGGGCCATGTGCGTTTGCGCAATGAGCATACGAACGAGATCATTTTAAGGCCGGCGCCGTCGCTGGACCCTAATGATCCACTCCGATG GTCCACCGGATACAAGATCTACATCGCGGTCCTCGTCTCCCTCGCAATGATTATGTGCAACTTCATGGCCGCCGGCCCGACAGTCGTCATGGTCGAGGTGGCCACTGATTTCAAGCAGGGGGGCGACACCAACTTAGATAACTGGATTAGCCGCGCCGCGtacttcttcaacaacagTGCTCTGCTCCAGGGCGTGTCGACTCTGTTCTGGGTTCCGCTGCTGAATAAGTACGGGCGTCGCCCGATTTATATCTCGGCTTACATCTTGTATTTCTTCATGATCCTTGGGGCGGGACTGGCGAGGACGTACGCGGGTGAGCTGACGACAAGGACTATCCTTGGTATTggcgctggggctggggagtGTCTGGCTCCGGTCACTATTGCTGATGTGTTTTATCTCCATCAGCGTGGTTATGGGATGGC GATATACAACGCAGCCTTGAGCGCAGGAGTCGCattcggcatcatcatcgccggtcTAGTATCCATCAAGAACGACTGGCGCACAGTCTACTGGGTAGGCTGCGGTCTCGTCGGAGCCCTCATCATCGTggtcatcttcctcttccccgaaACCGCATACAACCGTGCCGGAAACCCGCTGGCCGAGCGCGCAGACGAAGTCCAGAAACCAGACGACGCCACCTTTGAGGAAGCATCTCTCCCCCCGATTCCACCGAAACGATCGTACGTCCAGGACCTGCGCTTTTGGTCTGGCAGGACATACACCGATGAGTCCTTCTGGCGCATGTTCATCCGCCCGTTCGGTCTCATCCTCATGCCGGCTGTCTTCTGGGCTACGATTGTGATGTCTGTGACGATTGGGTTCTTGGTGGCGGTTGCATCTAACTTCGCCTCGGCGTTCAGCACTACATACGGTTTCGAAGCGTGGCGGTCTGGGCTGTGCTTCATTGCAGGCATGGTTGGCTGTGTGTTTGGCACGTTCGCTGGCGGGCCTTTCTCAGACTGGGTTGCGGACTACTTCACCAAGCGTAATGGGGGCATCCGTGAGCCGGAGATGCGATTGCCTGCGATTATCCCTAGTGTCATTGCGgcgccgctgtcgctgctgttGTATGGGTTTGGGATTGCGAATCAGTGGCACTGGATCGTGCCGACGATTGGGCTGGGATTAT TATCTTTCGCCATCGCACAAGGCACAAACGTCTCCTTTGTATACTGCGTGGACTCCTTCCGGCCTGTCGCCGGGGAAGTAACCGTCACCCAGCTAGCCTTCAAAT CCTGCTTTggattccttctttccttctatACCAATCCCTGGATCCAGAAATCCGGATATGCAGCTGCGTTCGGTGCCATGGCGGGGATATCGGGTGGATGTCTGCTATTCTTCATTCCATTGTTCTTCTGGGGGAAGTCTATTCGGCATGCGGCGATGAAGTGGCCGTTTGTGCAGTTCGTGTTCTGGAAGGACGATAGGGAGGTTGGGGAGTGA
- a CDS encoding uncharacterized protein (TransMembrane:4 (i21-43o63-88i100-121o186-208i)), whose product MTQSDKEPEPTPHSRTFLAFLWLELLLFPFLFVIMLIVLIAFTNEYFKGVKSTPEALHPPYSPYVWTSAVAPIAISSLGLTWAVLSWWHQFTILKHSKHWWAATTVFRLCITVILVVTAVLTAQFLPLPLGSCENQRKWRPEANVDPLTPTLFELLPKGWWWSKKSHRYFYMDNCHRLVEIWKLDIAVAALYFVTACCSGYISVATYVRESRTKSVL is encoded by the exons aTGACACAGTCTGACAAAGAGCCTGAACCCACACCTCACAGCCGGACTTTTCTTGCGTTTCTATGGCTGGAACTACTTCTTTTCCCGTTTCTATTTGTTATTATGCTTATCGTTTTAATTGCTTTTACCAATGAATATTTTAAAGGTGTAAAGAGCACACCCGAGGCTCTCCACCCTCCTTATAGTCCATATGTCTGGACAAGTGCCGTCGCACCTATTGCTATT TCCAGCCTCGGTCTAACCTGGGCGGTTCTATCATGGTGGCACCAATTCACTATCTTAAAACATAGCAAACACTGGTGGGCCGCAACAACAGTCTTCCGACTATGCATCACGGTAATCCTAGTCGTCACTGCTGTGTTAACCGCCCAATTCCTACCACTACCGCTAGGATCATGCGAGAACCAGCGCAAATGGAGACCCGAGGCTAATGTTGACCCGCTCACGCCAACACTCTTCGAACTCCTCCCGAagggatggtggtggagcaAAAAGTCCCATCGGTACTTCTATATGGATAACTGCCATCGGCTGGTGGAGATTTGGAAATTGGACATTGCGGTAGC TGCTCTGTACTTTGTTACTGCTTGCTGCTCTGGTTATATCTCGGTGGCGACGTATGTGAGAGAATCCAGGACGAAGTCGGTTCTTTGA
- a CDS encoding uncharacterized protein (COG:S;~EggNog:ENOG410Q256;~InterPro:IPR000999,IPR036389;~PFAM:PF00636;~go_function: GO:0004525 - ribonuclease III activity [Evidence IEA];~go_process: GO:0006396 - RNA processing [Evidence IEA]) has translation MNDRARAFENRFNLRFNNITLLTEALTAPGVYSPEGNKGHGLFGDTALQLALQREGRERQQRVERISNVVSAIANNDNLAQRGFALSIDQYTCVNPSQGTYVAPGFMATTMEAIIGAYFLDQECDFAALLRVLAILGLSWPE, from the exons ATGAACGACCGCGCCCGCGCATTCGAGAATCGCTTCAACCTCCGCTTCAACAATATAACCCTCCTAACCGAAGCCCTCACTGCCCCTGGCGTCTACAGCCCCGAGGGAAACAAAGGCCACGGCCTCTTCGGCGACACCGCTCTCCAGCTTGCCCTGCAACGGGAAGGGCGCGAGCGCCAACAGCGCGTGG AGCGAATCTCCAACGTCGTCTCCGCAATCGCCAATAACGACAACCTCGCCCAGCGCGGCTTCGCTCTCAGCATCGATCAGTATACCTGCGTCAATCCCTCCCAGGGAACTTATGTCGCGCCCGGGTTTATGGCTACCACTATGGAGGCTATCATCGGTGCTTACTTCCTAGACCAGGAGTGCGATTTTGCTGCGCTCCTGCGTGTTCTTGCTATACTTGGGCTGTCCTGGCCTGAGTGA
- a CDS encoding uncharacterized protein (COG:T;~EggNog:ENOG410QDVS;~InterPro:IPR001789,IPR003594,IPR003661,IPR036890, IPR036097,IPR011006,IPR004358,IPR029016,IPR005467;~PFAM:PF00512,PF02518,PF00072;~go_function: GO:0000155 - phosphorelay sensor kinase activity [Evidence IEA];~go_function: GO:0016772 - transferase activity, transferring phosphorus-containing groups [Evidence IEA];~go_process: GO:0000160 - phosphorelay signal transduction system [Evidence IEA];~go_process: GO:0007165 - signal transduction [Evidence IEA];~go_process: GO:0016310 - phosphorylation [Evidence IEA]), with protein MPRPVPSQTGLQNAAPFDIRERELYKYSPPHHPSAHTLQHVGRDTSTESVAQSSSDPILTALAQLGALRLNAQRALISLFGRHEQHVIAESTRTLCLQDNGDKNFCDELWVGSCTMAYDRSFCKSVLKPPPSAQTLGDGVIVVPDLSQDNEFKEHLNVTGYPDIRFLACSPIVSPKGIVIGSYTILDNKPHEPLGTDLVKFMTSIAATTMDYLRTTRSKAQHDRSERMIIGLGSFLEGKGSLRNSWLGATEDPQLPDQDKDHVEGHVNQEQQEKQVLDDTTQSLTESSAQSDLFLRPKNFDTPRNQKIHTRSEQSDFPVSLGLDTSKTDHPMSKSTNQRAPKASIAGGDTGIRQQSAKGSYTTRVKEAFSRAANLLRESVEVEAVVFFDANFGSNEDLMHNTKSDVENSGLESCSSSDEELNPRKAFTRFDRSTTKAYTPEEAPSNLCEILGFATSMTSSVNDQGTADSKIALSESFLRGLLRRYPQGKIFNYGENGSISSPDTSDGVFKSFTQPKKYKRTRRAILRQDAATLLQLAPDSRSIIFSPLWDSHKGTWYSGSLAWTRTPQRVFTSDNELSFMFTFGNSIMAEVHRLGARFSERAKSDLLAGLSHELRSPLHGIFGTVELLNDTIISALQQELVHTISSCAFTLLDSINQLLEYASINDVGPNSGTAKWSDGSGHNRPTGETLAGAGQDSQTENVDPRAYVELDVVVEDTIESVFAGYSFVDTPRSPVGGFTGASYGGKPTNTQGEEVKVILDIDHARNWKFSARPEPLRVVLMNIFGNALKFTQYGYIYVSLNATAITFQEDGEPTRSKVTVTVRDTGCGIEQEFLRNHLFSPFSQEDSMTTGNGLGLNIVRRIVSSLGGDIRVDSQKNLGTEVSITITLDHIPRQFSEPDTADSLKKYSTVRVVKDLLYKKTIGILGLGPSELDATLGLSLQRLCRNWLGMDVHLAVPSETQFPQCEFYIVSEKSLDMKNMQIKPIASATNQLSSPVIILCSSPRIARSMFVAARKRVETEVLEFISQPCGPRKLAKTLEICIKRQQRGIDGTDGRIERLSGTSQPPTPNVCERWSFLNVSNPENSGQPRIKVTGDSAPTSSQVSKNPPEQLRPREKIDKSRISTPVVGSTITDSGGTPQPQQSSSVSVLLVDDNNINLKILIAFMKKLKCDYTVAQNGQEALEVFQANASKIGVILMDISMPIMDGLEATRRIRDFEKELKTKRPVTIAALTGLAQADIQRDAFGSGMDLFLTKPVRMDSLVPIVKGTT; from the exons ATGCCACGTCCTGTCCCATCACAAACGGGTCTACAAAACGCAGCCCCCTTCGATATTAGAGAACGGgaattatataa ATACTCACCACCGCACCATCCGAGCGCGCACACACTGCAACATGTCGGTCGAGACACCTCAACGGAATCTGTTGCTCAGTCATCTTCAGATCCTATTCTGACTGCACTTGCCCAACTTGGCGCATTGCGACTGAATGCCCAGCGCGCGTTGATTTCGCTTTTTGGTCGACACGAGCAGCATGTTATTGCCGAAAGCACTCGGACTTTATGTTTGCAGGATAACGGGGATAAGAATTTCTGTGATGAGCTTTGGGTTGGTAGTTGCACGATGGCCTATGACCGCAGCTTCTGCAAATCTGTTTTAAAGCCCCCGCCATCCGCGCAAACCCTTGGTGATGGGGTGATCGTTGTGCCAGACCTCTCACAAGATAACGAATTCAAGGAACATCTAAATGTCACGGGCTACCCAGATATTCGCTTCTTAGCATGCAGTCCTATTGTCAGTCCGAAAGGCATCGTGATTGGCTCCTACACTATCCTGGACAATAAACCGCATGAGCCGCTCGGCACCGATCTAGTCAAATTCATGACAAGTATAGCAGCCACCACCATGGATTATTTGAGAACAACCCGCTCAAAAGCCCAACATGACCGAAGCGAGCGCATGATTATCGGACTTGGGAGCTTTCTAGAGGGGAAAGGCAGCCTCCGCAACTCATGGCTCGGCGCAACCGAGGACCCCCAGCTCCCAGATCAAGACAAAGATCATGTGGAGGGACATGTCAATCAGGAGCAACAGGAAAAACAAGTTTTGGATGATACGACCCAATCCTTGACGGAAAGTAGCGCCCAAAGCGATCTGTTTCTCCGCCCAAAGAACTTTGATACGCCCCGGAACCAGAAAATCCACACCCGCAGCGAGCAATCAGATTTTCCAGTCAGCTTAGGCTTAGATACTAGTAAGACAGATCATCCTATGTCGAAGTCGACGAATCAACGCGCACCCAAAGCGAGTATTGCAGGAGGCGACACGGGGATCCGACAACAATCAGCAAAGGGAAGCTATACGACTAGGGTGAAGGAGGCGTTTTCGCGGGCTGCCAATCTCCTTCGCGAAAGTGTCGAAGTCGAGGCGGTTGTCTTTTTTGACGCAAATTTCGGCTCTAATGAGGACTTGATGCATAATACCAAGTCTGACGTTGAAAATAGCGGTCTGGAAAGTTGTTCTTCAAGTGACGAAGAATTGAACCCTCGAAAAGCCTTTACACGATTTGACCGTTCCACAACAAAGGCATACACCCCTGAAGAAGCCCCGTCAAACTTATGCGAAATACTCGGATTTGCAACTTCGATGACCTCCAGTGTGAATGACCAGGGGACGGCCGATAGTAAAATTGCTCTATCTGAGTCCTTCCTCCGAGGCCTCCTGCGCCGATATCCTCAAGGCAAGATCTTCAATTACGGTGAAAATGGGTCGATTTCATCTCCCGACACTAGTGATGGTGTTTTTAAAAGTTTCACCCAGCCCAAGAAGTATAAAAGAACACGGCGGGCGATCCTGCGCCAGGATGCTGCGACACTTCTACAGCTTGCTCCCGATTCCCGAAGTATCATTTTCTCGCCGCTGTGGGATTCACATAAAGGAACGTGGTACTCAGGCAGCCTGGCGTGGACAAGAACACCTCAACGTGTTTTTACTTCTGATAACGAGCTATCGTTCATGTTTACGTTTGGAAATAGTATTATGGCAGAAGTGCACCGCCTGGGCGCCCGATTTTCTGAGCGTGCAAAGTCGGACTTACTAGCAGGGCTGAGCCATGAACTTCGTTCTCCTCTTCATGGTATTTTCGGCACGGTAGAGCTCTTGAATGATACCATTATTAGCGCGCTACAGCAGGAATTAGTACATACCATTTCGTCTTGCGCATTCACTCTACTGGACTCGATTAATCAGCTTCTTGAATATGCCAGCATTAACGATGTTGGACCGAATTCTGGCACAGCAAAATGGTCGGATGGCTCTGGCCATAACCGCCCAACTGGTGAGACgctggctggtgctgggcaGGATTCACAAACAGAAAACGTCGATCCGCGCGCTTATGTCGAGCTTGATGTTGTGGTGGAAGACACCATAGAAAGCGTCTTCGCCGGCTATTCTTTTGTCGACACCCCTCGCTCCCCTGTTGGAGGCTTCACCGGCGCATCCTACGGGGGGAAACCAACCAACACGCAGggtgaagaagtcaaggTAATTCTTGATATCGACCACGCCCGAAATTGGAAGTTTTCAGCCCGCCCCGAACCCTTGCGCGTGGTCCTCATGAATATTTTTGGAAATGCCTTGAAGTTCACTCAATATGGATATATCTACGTTTCTTTAAACGCCACCGCAATCACCTTCCAAGAGGATGGTGAGCCTACTCGGTCAAAAGTTACGGTGACGGTCAGAGACACTGGATGCGGTATTGAACAAGAGTTCTTAAGGAACCACCTATTTAGTCCTTTTTCGCAAGAGGATAGCATGACGACTGGAAATGGCCTAGGACTTAATATCGTTCGCCGAATTGTATCATCACTTGGTGGCGATATTCGGGTAGATTCCCAGAAAAATCTTGGTACGGAAGTCTCAATTACTATCACCCTCGATCATATCCCCAGGCAGTTCTCCGAGCCCGACACTGCGGACAGCCTGAAGAAATACTCTACCGTCAGGGTGGTGAAAGACCTTTTGTATAAGAAAACCATTGGGATCTTAGGTCTCGGACCTTCTGAGCTGGATGCAACTCTGGGTTTGTCTTTGCAGAGGCTGTGTCGAAACTGGCTTGGCATGGACGTTCATTTAGCTGTACCTTCGGAAACACAATTTCCCCAATGTGAATTTTACATTGTGTCCGAAAAATCCCTGGACATGAAGAATATGCAGATCAAGCCAATTGCATCGGCTACAAACCAACTCTCCTCGCCTGTCATCATCTTGTGTTCGTCTCCACGAATCGCGCGCTCAATGTTTGTGGCAGCTAGGAAGCGAGTAGAAACGGAAGTTCTCGAGTTCATTAGCCAACCATGTGGACCACGCAAGTTGGCAAAAACATTGGAAATCTGCATTAAACGTCAACAGCGGGGGATTGACGGGACTGATGGAAGAATAGAAAGGTTATCGGGCACCTCACAGCCTCCAACACCTAATGTGTGTGAGAGATGGTCGTTTCTCAACGTGTCAAATCCAGAGAACAGCGGACAACCCAGGATCAAAGTGACCGGAGATTCCGCACCGACATCCAGCCAAGTCTCGAAAAATCCACCTGAACAATTGAGACCGAGAGAAAAGATCGATAAATCTCGTATTTCCACACCCGTGGTTGGTTCCACTATAACAGACTCCGGTGGAACACCCCAGCCTCAACAGAGTTCCTCAGTATCTGTCCTCCTCGTGGATGACAATAATATAAATCTCAAAATTTTGATCGCGTTTATGAAAAAGCTGAAGTGTGATTATACAGTCGCACAAAATGGGCAAGAAGCTCTTGAGGTCTTCCAGGCAAATGCTTCCAAAATTGGAGTTATTCTTATGG ATATTTCCATGCCAATAATGGACGGCCTTGAAGCAACCCGGCGAATACGTGACTTtgaaaaagaattaaaaacAAAGCGCCCTGTCACGATTGCCGCTCTGACTGGTCTCGCGCAAGCCGACATTCAACGCGATGCCTTTGGGTCTGGTATGGATTTGTTCCTGACGAAACCTGTACGAATGGATAGTTTAGTGCCAATAGTAAAGGGCACAACATGA
- a CDS encoding uncharacterized protein (COG:S;~EggNog:ENOG410PSZT;~SECRETED:SignalP(1-18)), whose protein sequence is MKLYSGLTFALFIPQILAAASTTIIHPTPVPEVSDITWTDSNGFDAAKVQPVNASTYDWWYFDAVQVSDDPAQQASVVITLYTAVSTGFDFLQAYADQGFTSLTLAEVIIHWPNGTAESYFFNSTEARITTNTADNGVHGVWIDNPDKISVTGSPAMTTWQVEIDSAAWISGTVTLQSIAPPHYPCGPLASGEKMQVAPHVGWANAVPDAQANVQLTVNGRPLNFTGIGYHDKNWGDKNFASSVGSWYWGHGRLGPYSIVWFDFLSPERENFVSAYVARDNKILVSQCSGITVRPYGENATYPPLASTGNPSGFNINIDLPDGSQLDFKASAERMVAGDAPGSRYARFTGTLEGKVDGEALTGEALFEHFHIFEK, encoded by the exons ATGAAGCTCTACTCAGGTCTCACTTTTGCCTTGTTCATCCCCCAAATACTCGCCGCAGCCTCAACCACCATAATTCACCCTACCCCCGTCCCTGAGGTCTCGGATATAACCTGGACAGACAGCAACGGTTTCGACGCCGCCAAAGTCCAGCCCGTCAATGCATCAACCTACGACTGGTGGTACTTTGACGCCGTCCAGGTCTCCGACGATccagcccagcaggcctCCGTCGTCATCACCTTATACACTGCAGTCTCCACCGGCTTCGACTTCCTACAAGCCTATGCTGACCAGGGTTTTACGAGCTTGACTCTGGCCGAGGTTATCATTCACTGGCCTAATGGCACCGCGGAGTCGTACTTTTTCAACTCCACCGAGGCGCGCATCACTACCAACACGGCTGACAACGGTGTCCATGGCGTGTGGATTGACAACCCCGATAAGATCTCGGTTACGGGGTCCCCGGCTATGACAACCTGGCAGGTAGAGATAGACTCGGCGGCGTGGATATCGGGGACCGTTACCCTGCAGTCG ATTGCACCTCCGCACTACCCCTGTGGCCCTCTTGCTAGTGGTGAGAAGATGCAAGTAGCGCCGCACGTTGGCTGGGCGAATGCAGTGCCAGATGCCCAAGCCAATGTGCAGCTAACTGTCAACGGCCGTCCACTTAACTTCACCGGAATCGGATACCATGACAAG AACTGGGGCGACAAGAACTTCGCCTCAAGCGTCGGATCCTGGTACTGGGGGCACGGCCGCCTGGGCCCCTACAGCATCGTCTGGTTCGACTTCCTCTCCCCCGAACGAGAGAACTTCGTCTCGGCATATGTCGCCCGCGACAACAAGATCCTGGTCTCGCAGTGCTCAGGGATCACGGTGCGTCCGTATGGCGAGAACGCGACATACCCGCCCCTGGCAAGCACGGGAAACCCATCCGGgttcaatatcaacatcgaCCTTCCTGATGGGAGTCAACTTGATTTTAAAGCGTCTGCGGAGCGTATGGTCGCGGGTGATGCGCCGGGGTCAAGGTATGCCAGGTTTACAGGCACGCTGGAGGGCAAGGTTGATGGGGAGGCGCTTACGGGCGAGGCGCTGTTCGAGCACTTTCACATTTTTGAGAAGTGA
- a CDS encoding uncharacterized protein (COG:M;~EggNog:ENOG410Q18J;~InterPro:IPR027417,IPR031348,IPR007111;~PFAM:PF05729,PF17111): protein MSFGFGVGDFIAVLTLANKVRKQFVDAPRQLQDISEDLKRLSNVLRDIDDNDPANNLAPGQKETLKDISLQCRKVLDDLDNKVGKHESLQKDKSGLRSTARGLWSRITFDKAEIDDFRRRIDTNTNAFNLFLTNATHQLAREIKHGVDQLFQHQDNQRRQDILNWLSPITHDVKQADFFGRVQPGTGSWLLESDEFKQWTSQGGGTPEDERTLFCPGLPGAGKTFLTSIVINELRQSIHEDDQAAIAFFYCNFREQTTRAEILMVLLRQFVQQLSVIPNVLEEAYAKHLEHRSPLTVDESLGVLSSTLAAFSRTFVLLDALDECHLQGAERGELLADLFKLQETQNLGLFATSRDNPDISRSFYGKLNLRIRATAADVERFLRGQLEGLPKVVLQNEDLQRDLVAAVTDSIDGMFLLAQLRIDSIRGKRSAKMIRESLKNLPSGLDAAYDDAWVRIESQLPDEVQTAKDVLSWVSCATRPLSTRELQHALAIEDNLSFLDEDNIPDIEDVLAVCVGLVTVDEQEHVVRLVHYTAQEYFEQHQAKVFPNGQSDIGSKCIQYLCFDAFKTGALWDSTKYISRLEEYALFEYSAQNLLYHALREEVKMDLIFKLLTNPLLVGACYQVILYCDGSPRSRSTRSFSYRTYWNTWVPRIHKVVINDLVRTGIRLIIMYKTGNLDPEMVKRYISTYFTILDNNGIERRAQLIQALKTELFDRMSDPDFQQIISH, encoded by the exons ATGAGCTTTGGGTTCGGCGTTGGCGATTTCATCGCAGTGTTGACATTGGCAAACAAGGTGCGGAAGCAGTTTGTTGATGCCCCGCgccagctgcaggatatATCTGAGGA TTTGAAGCGATTGTCGAATGTGCTCCGGGATATTGACGACAACGATCCTGCCAATAATCTCGCACCCGGCCAGAAGGAGACCTTGAAAGACATCTCTCTGCAATGCCGCAAGGTGCTAGATGATTTAGACAACAAAGTTGGTAAACATGAGAGTCTTCAGAAGGATAAATCAGGTCTTCGGAGCACAGCCCGCGGGCTTTGGAGCAGGATTACcttcgacaaggctgagATCGATGACTTTCGGCGGCGGATCGATACAAATACCAACGCGTTTAATCTTTTCCTCACCAACGCTACTCA TCAGCTAGCTCGCGAAATAAAGCACGGAGTCGACCAGCTTTTTCAGCATCAGGACAACCAGCGGCGCCAGGATATCCTGAACTGGTTATCACCAATTACCCACGATGTCAAACAAGCGGATTTCTTCGGTCGTGTGCAACCAGGTACGGGAAGTTGGCTTCTAGAATCAGACGAATTCAAGCAATGGACTTCCCAGGGCGGGGGAACTCCAGAGGACGAGCGCACTCTGTTTTGTCCCGGCCTCCCCGGCGCGGGAAAGACCTTTCTGACTTCTATCGTGATCAATGAGCTACGGCAGAGTATTCATGAAGACGATCAAGCTGCTATTGCCTTCTTCTACTGCAATTTCCGTGAACAGACAACTCGAGCTGAAATTCTTATGGTTCTTCTCCGACAGTTCGTCCAGCAACTCTCGGTCATCCCAAATGTTCTCGAGGAAGCTTATGCAAAACATCTTGAGCATAGGTCGCCGCTCACGGTGGATGAAAGCTTGGGCGTCTTAAGCTCGACGCTGGCCGCTTTTTCGAGAACTTTTGTCCTTTTGGATGCATTAGACGAGTGCCACCTACAAGGTGCAGAGCGGGGAGAGCTTCTCGCAGACTTGTTCAAGCTTCAAGAGACGCAAAACCTAGGACTGTTTGCCACTTCTCGGGATAATCCAGATATTTCAAGGTCTTTTTATGGCAAATTGAATCTCCGCATCCGCGCCACTGCAGCAGACGTTGAACGCTTCCTCAGAGGTCAATTAGAGGGTCTTCCGAAGGTCGTACTGCAGAACGAGGATCTACAACGAGACCTCGTCGCCGCAGTTACCGATTCAATAGATGGAAT GTTTCTTCTGGCTCAATTGCGTATCGACTCCATCCGGGGGAAACGGTCGGCGAAAATGATTCGAGAAAGCCTCAAGAATCTCCCAAGCGGCCTAGATGCAGCTTACGATGATGCCTGGGTCCGAATTGAGAGTCAACTCCCAGATGAAGTCCAAACAGCAAAAGATGTGCTTTCCTGGGTCTCCTGCGCAACGCGTCCATTGAGTACGCGAGAACTTCAACACGCACTTGCCATTGAAGATAACCTTAGTTTTCTAGATGAAGACAATATTCCTGATATTGAGGATGTGCTTGCCGTATGCGTCGGGCTTGTCACCGTCGACGAACAAGAACACGTCGTTAGGTTGGTTCATTATACAGCCCAGGAATATTTTGAACAGCACCAAGCCAAAGTTTTCCCGAATGGACAAAGTGATATTGGAAGCAAGTGCATCCAGTATTTGTGCTTCGATGCATTCAAGACCGGCGCTCTCTGGGATTCCACGAAGTATATTTCACGCCTCGAAGAATATGCCTTGTTTGAGTACTCGGCCCAAAATTTGCTATACCATGCTCTTCGAGAGGAAGTTAAGATGGACCTCATATTTAAACTGCTCACAAACCCATTGCTTGTCGGCGCGTGCTACCAGGTTATACTATACTGCGACGGAAGCCCCCGATCCCGCTCCACGCGTTCCTTCTCATATCGGACATATTGGAACACATGGGTACCTCGAATCCACAAGGTAGTAATCAACGACCTCGTACGGACCGGCATAAGATTAATAATCATGTATAAAACTGGCAATCTTGACCCAGAAATGGTAAAGCGGTACATTTCAACATATTTCACAATACTTGACAACAATGGTATTGAACGACGAGCACAGCTTATTCAAGCACTGAAGACGGAGCTCTTTGATCGAATGTCTGACCCTGATTTTCAACAAATCATATCTCACTAG